Proteins encoded in a region of the Microbacterium neungamense genome:
- a CDS encoding APC family permease: MPLARRLQLTDAVAIGLGSMIGAGVFAVWSPALGAAGSGVFIALAVAALVAYCNATSSAQLAAVHPVSGGTYAYARAEIGPWAGFVAGWCFVIGKIASCAAMAMTFAAYAAPEGWRTPVAVAAVVALTAVNCVGVTRTALLTRILVVCSLLGLAVVVAAGLTAAPTADPAPLPDATAYGVLQGAGLLFFAFAGYARIATMGEEVVDPARTIPRAVTIALAGALVVYALTGLATTLTLGADAIGRAAPLADVLAAAGWAPLAPVVRIAAATASLGALLALLTGIGRTTLAMAREADLPRFLAGVDERWHVPRRAEIAIGAVVVAIVLVADLRGAIGFSSFGVLLYYLLANASAFRQEGGARRYPRALQLVGAVGCLVLVSTLPPLASLVGTGVVLVGVLYRAARLRLSHRP; this comes from the coding sequence ATGCCGCTCGCACGACGTCTCCAGCTGACCGACGCCGTCGCCATCGGGCTGGGCTCGATGATCGGCGCCGGCGTCTTCGCCGTCTGGTCGCCGGCGCTGGGCGCGGCCGGTTCCGGGGTGTTCATCGCCCTCGCGGTCGCGGCGCTGGTGGCCTACTGCAACGCCACCTCCTCCGCGCAGCTTGCGGCCGTGCATCCGGTCTCCGGCGGCACGTACGCGTACGCGCGTGCCGAGATCGGGCCGTGGGCGGGATTCGTGGCGGGCTGGTGCTTCGTGATCGGGAAGATCGCCAGCTGCGCGGCGATGGCGATGACCTTCGCCGCCTATGCGGCGCCGGAGGGCTGGCGGACGCCGGTGGCGGTCGCGGCCGTCGTCGCCCTCACCGCCGTGAACTGCGTCGGCGTCACCCGCACCGCGCTGCTCACCCGCATCCTCGTGGTCTGCTCGCTGCTGGGGCTCGCGGTCGTCGTCGCGGCGGGGCTGACCGCGGCTCCGACCGCGGACCCGGCGCCGCTGCCCGATGCCACGGCGTACGGCGTGCTGCAGGGCGCAGGCCTGCTGTTCTTCGCCTTCGCCGGTTACGCGCGCATCGCCACGATGGGCGAGGAGGTCGTCGACCCGGCCCGCACCATCCCGCGTGCCGTGACGATCGCCCTCGCCGGCGCCCTCGTGGTGTACGCGCTCACCGGGCTGGCCACGACGCTGACGCTCGGGGCGGACGCGATCGGCCGGGCGGCCCCGCTCGCGGACGTGCTCGCCGCGGCGGGCTGGGCTCCGCTCGCCCCGGTGGTGCGGATCGCGGCGGCGACGGCGTCCCTGGGCGCCCTGCTGGCGCTGCTGACCGGGATCGGCCGCACCACGCTCGCCATGGCGCGGGAGGCCGACCTGCCCCGGTTCCTGGCGGGGGTGGACGAGCGGTGGCACGTGCCGCGCCGGGCCGAGATCGCGATCGGGGCCGTCGTCGTCGCGATCGTCCTGGTCGCCGACCTGCGCGGCGCGATCGGGTTCTCCTCGTTCGGCGTGCTGCTGTACTACCTGCTCGCGAACGCGTCGGCGTTCCGGCAGGAGGGCGGGGCCCGCCGCTACCCGCGGGCGCTGCAGCTGGTCGGCGCGGTCGGATGCCTGGTGCTGGTGAGCACGCTGCCGCCGCTGGCGTCGCTGGTCGGCACGGGCGTGGTGCTCGTCGGCGTGCTGTACCGGGCGGCGCGGCTGCGCCTCTCCCACCGCCCGTGA
- a CDS encoding CPBP family intramembrane glutamic endopeptidase has translation MPWTAVVLFTVLACGLAWLVALPLWLGDGLAAPIAAAVLPAMMLTPALAAVIVAFVLRMPPRGERGRFLGVWPLRPARRVVWLSVIGWLAPPLVVGASLLVAVALRVLKLDPTFGAFARELERAVPPGTPLPPVGVLVAAQVASIPVATLVNSLFAFGEELGWRGWLLPALRPLGTWPARLISGVIWGVWHSPVILLGYNFARTDVTGVLFMIGGCLAWGVLLGWLRLRSGSVWPAVLAHGALNASGGLILLVAAGRPDLALAGPLGVAGWIVCGLLAVVLVLTGQFRRQPALARRRRACRPRRRRPRLPPPDRRLRRLDRTASGGVG, from the coding sequence GTGCCCTGGACCGCGGTGGTCCTGTTCACCGTTCTCGCCTGCGGCCTGGCCTGGCTGGTCGCGCTGCCGCTGTGGCTGGGGGACGGGCTCGCCGCGCCGATCGCCGCCGCCGTGCTGCCGGCGATGATGCTCACGCCCGCGCTCGCCGCGGTGATCGTCGCCTTCGTGCTCCGGATGCCGCCGCGCGGCGAGCGCGGGCGGTTCCTGGGCGTGTGGCCGCTCCGGCCCGCTCGCCGCGTGGTGTGGCTGAGCGTGATCGGATGGCTGGCGCCGCCGCTGGTCGTCGGGGCGAGCCTCCTCGTCGCCGTGGCGCTCCGCGTCCTGAAGCTGGATCCGACGTTCGGCGCCTTCGCCCGCGAGCTCGAGCGCGCCGTTCCGCCCGGCACGCCGCTGCCGCCGGTCGGCGTCCTCGTCGCCGCCCAGGTCGCCTCGATCCCCGTCGCCACGCTGGTGAACAGCCTGTTCGCGTTCGGGGAGGAGCTCGGCTGGCGGGGCTGGCTGCTCCCGGCGCTGCGGCCGCTCGGCACCTGGCCGGCGCGGCTGATCAGCGGGGTGATCTGGGGTGTGTGGCACAGCCCGGTGATCCTGCTCGGATACAACTTCGCCCGCACCGACGTCACCGGGGTGCTGTTCATGATCGGCGGATGCCTCGCCTGGGGCGTGCTGCTGGGCTGGCTGCGCCTGCGGTCGGGCTCGGTGTGGCCGGCCGTGCTCGCCCACGGCGCGCTGAACGCCTCCGGCGGGCTGATCCTCCTCGTCGCTGCCGGCCGGCCTGACCTCGCACTCGCCGGTCCGCTCGGCGTGGCCGGCTGGATCGTGTGCGGCCTCCTCGCGGTGGTGCTCGTGCTGACCGGGCAGTTCCGGCGGCAGCCCGCGCTCGCCCGTCGGCGCCGCGCATGCCGACCGCGCCGCCGCCGACCGCGCCTCCCGCCTCCGGACCGTCGGCTCCGGAGGCTTGACCGCACCGCATCCGGCGGGGTTGGCTGA